The stretch of DNA GACCCCGCCTTGGCGCCGCTAAAGTCGGCGGCAAGGCGAGGTGAGGCTTCATTTCAGCGGTTTTCCATGAGCATCAGCTTGCGCTGTTTACGCTTGGCCGCGTTGAGTTTGCGCTTGCGCCTCTCGCTTGGCTTCTCGAAGTGCTGGTGCTTCTTGATATCTGCCATCAGCCCAGCCTTCTCGCAAGCCTTGGTGAATCTCTTTAGGGCTTTCTCAAAACTCTCGCCCTCGCGGACTCGCACTTTC from candidate division KSB1 bacterium encodes:
- the rpsU gene encoding 30S ribosomal protein S21; translation: MPKVRVREGESFEKALKRFTKACEKAGLMADIKKHQHFEKPSERRKRKLNAAKRKQRKLMLMENR